The proteins below come from a single uncultured Carboxylicivirga sp. genomic window:
- a CDS encoding hemerythrin domain-containing protein translates to MHINGEMKMVDIVQKDIQLLTVIQRLNIPLGFREKTVKEVCADAGVDLHFFLSLSNAFHDKEYFKPEYFKEFPAIWLIDYLKNAHKSYLEYRVPEIERQIINLEKQVDPNDKNMEILLNFFREYIRELTSHLNQEEANVFPYIIELSERIAELETGNYHNLGKEQISIQEYLDEHDNIEEKLYDLKNILLKYLPPPVENLEYNNLIYDIFRLESDLLDHSDMEEGVLYPKVSEMENIVNEAIKQRG, encoded by the coding sequence ATGCATATAAATGGAGAGATGAAGATGGTGGATATTGTCCAAAAAGATATTCAACTGTTGACTGTTATACAACGATTAAATATTCCTTTAGGATTCAGAGAGAAGACTGTTAAAGAAGTTTGTGCTGATGCCGGAGTTGATCTGCATTTTTTTTTAAGTTTATCAAATGCTTTTCATGATAAAGAATATTTTAAACCTGAATATTTTAAAGAATTTCCTGCTATTTGGTTAATTGATTATTTAAAAAATGCTCACAAGAGTTATTTAGAATATCGGGTACCTGAGATTGAACGACAAATTATAAATTTGGAGAAGCAGGTAGATCCTAATGATAAAAATATGGAAATTTTACTAAACTTCTTCAGAGAGTATATTCGTGAATTAACCTCTCATCTTAATCAGGAAGAAGCTAATGTATTTCCGTACATAATAGAACTAAGTGAACGGATTGCAGAATTAGAAACAGGGAATTACCACAATCTTGGAAAGGAACAGATTTCGATTCAAGAATATTTGGATGAACACGATAATATAGAAGAAAAACTATATGATCTGAAAAATATACTTTTAAAGTACTTACCGCCCCCAGTCGAGAATTTGGAGTATAATAATTTGATATACGATATTTTTAGATTAGAAAGCGATTTGTTAGACCATTCTGATATGGAAGAAGGTGTTTTATATCCCAAAGTATCAGAAATGGAGAATATCGTTAATGAAGCAATAAAACAGAGAGGTTGA
- a CDS encoding class I SAM-dependent methyltransferase: MNWFLFKSYLKYRYIARFKKGHGLHSPFVFNLVRELIYCKLPFYSFEKINNYRKKLQSSDHSFQMCDYGAGSTTFSTSTRKVADLVKHSSISQKYGEVLFRLVNEFKPESIIELGASIGMSTAYLSLANSACKVYSIEGCENTAKIARNTINDLHCSGVELINGQFQDVLPELVASLEKLDFAFFDGHHDKQATLDYFNNCLLKAWNNTVFVFDDIHWSKGMEEAWEIIIQHPSITVSIDLFQLGIVFFRKECKKQHFVVKY, from the coding sequence ATGAATTGGTTTCTGTTTAAAAGTTATCTAAAGTATAGATATATAGCTCGTTTTAAAAAAGGACATGGTTTGCATAGTCCTTTCGTTTTTAATTTGGTAAGGGAGTTAATCTACTGTAAATTGCCATTTTATAGTTTTGAAAAAATAAATAATTACAGGAAGAAATTACAATCATCTGATCACTCTTTTCAGATGTGTGATTATGGAGCGGGAAGCACTACTTTTTCAACTTCAACCCGAAAAGTTGCCGATTTGGTGAAGCATTCTTCGATAAGCCAAAAATATGGTGAAGTTTTGTTTCGATTAGTAAATGAATTTAAACCCGAAAGTATTATCGAATTAGGTGCTTCAATTGGGATGAGTACAGCTTATTTAAGTTTGGCTAATTCGGCTTGCAAAGTATATTCTATAGAAGGATGTGAAAATACCGCCAAGATAGCAAGAAACACTATCAACGATTTGCACTGTTCTGGGGTTGAATTAATCAATGGGCAGTTTCAGGATGTCTTACCTGAATTAGTTGCTTCCCTTGAAAAACTGGATTTTGCATTTTTTGACGGTCATCATGATAAGCAGGCTACTCTTGATTATTTTAATAATTGCTTATTGAAAGCATGGAATAATACAGTGTTCGTGTTTGACGATATTCATTGGTCGAAAGGTATGGAAGAGGCCTGGGAAATCATTATTCAACATCCTTCCATAACTGTTTCTATCGATTTGTTTCAATTAGGAATAGTTTTCTTCCGGAAAGAATGTAAAAAACAACATTTTGTAGTTAAGTATTAG
- a CDS encoding RDD family protein — MKIGRTNLFYQRLLAYVIDIVIVIGLCLFPRIGWIFGLIYFLFKDAMPFTKGQSYGRRLFKIRLVKLPNMESVEKYPEKSIIRNIILLIPILNIYEVYLFLFQDQRLGEKWSETIVISTHMD; from the coding sequence ATGAAAATAGGTCGGACTAATTTATTTTATCAGCGTTTATTGGCTTATGTCATCGATATTGTAATTGTTATAGGTTTATGCTTATTTCCACGTATTGGATGGATATTTGGGCTTATTTACTTCCTTTTTAAAGATGCAATGCCTTTTACTAAAGGGCAGAGTTATGGTCGTCGTTTATTTAAGATAAGATTGGTAAAATTACCCAATATGGAGTCGGTGGAGAAATATCCTGAGAAATCCATAATCAGAAATATCATTTTACTTATACCAATCTTAAATATATATGAAGTTTATTTGTTCTTATTTCAGGATCAAAGATTAGGTGAAAAGTGGTCAGAAACTATAGTTATTTCAACTCATATGGATTAA
- a CDS encoding OstA-like protein has product MAIRTFLILAFLTTLNTLSIGQQKSKVRVEHANSGAVRKEIGPNVQLLLGDVKIKHENTIMFCDSAYLYSDSNYIEAYHHIHIIQNDSIHLYGDYLTYIGSIGLAKVRQNVKLEKQDITLHTDFMDYDRIKNVGYYYNGGEVLSGENTLISDWGYYYPDFNEVHFKDSVVVTNPQYTMFSDTLHYNTVTEVSSIIGPTFIISDDNIIYSEDGYYDTMHNKAQLQKNSYIQGKEQLLLGDTIFYDRIEGIGEAFSNFELQDTVNHIIIKGDYGFYNEKTEYAMATDKAQLLQIYQTDTLFLHADTLEAVPMPEDTSKVLKAYYNVKFFREDMQGRCDSMVYNFKDSTNTFFNTPILWIQHNQMTAQTIKLFTKNQTMEKAELINSAFVVSPEDSTFFNQIKGRNMTGYFKNNDIYKIDVDGNGQTVYYPKDDNLIIGVNRAESSNLTINLKNRAITGIKMRVQPAGNLNPPYILPLEDVRLQGFIWLEDIRPKNKLDIFKHTELPSTIEVTKIYDDYTFGDK; this is encoded by the coding sequence ATGGCAATAAGGACATTTTTGATATTAGCTTTTCTTACAACACTCAACACTCTATCCATTGGACAACAAAAATCCAAAGTACGAGTTGAACACGCAAACTCTGGAGCTGTTAGAAAAGAGATCGGTCCCAACGTACAATTACTACTTGGCGATGTAAAAATTAAACACGAAAACACAATCATGTTTTGTGATAGTGCCTATTTATATTCTGATTCTAATTATATAGAAGCATACCATCACATACATATCATTCAAAATGATTCAATTCATCTATATGGGGATTACCTTACTTATATAGGTTCAATTGGGTTAGCCAAAGTACGCCAAAATGTAAAACTCGAAAAGCAGGATATTACTTTACACACTGACTTTATGGACTATGATCGCATTAAGAATGTAGGCTATTACTACAACGGAGGCGAAGTTCTTAGTGGAGAAAATACTTTAATTAGTGACTGGGGATACTATTATCCTGACTTCAACGAAGTGCATTTTAAAGATTCGGTTGTTGTAACGAATCCACAATATACTATGTTTTCTGATACACTCCATTACAATACCGTAACAGAAGTATCAAGTATAATAGGTCCCACTTTTATTATTAGTGACGACAACATTATATATAGTGAAGATGGTTACTACGATACGATGCACAATAAAGCTCAACTTCAAAAGAACAGTTATATACAAGGTAAAGAGCAATTATTATTAGGAGATACTATATTTTACGATCGAATTGAAGGTATTGGTGAAGCTTTTAGTAATTTCGAATTACAGGATACCGTTAATCACATTATTATTAAAGGCGACTATGGTTTTTACAACGAAAAGACGGAATATGCCATGGCTACTGACAAAGCTCAGTTACTTCAAATATATCAAACTGACACATTATTTTTGCATGCCGATACTTTGGAAGCTGTTCCAATGCCAGAAGATACCAGCAAAGTATTAAAAGCTTATTACAACGTAAAATTCTTCAGAGAAGACATGCAAGGACGCTGCGATTCAATGGTATATAACTTTAAAGATTCGACTAATACCTTTTTTAACACCCCAATTCTTTGGATTCAACATAATCAGATGACAGCACAAACCATTAAACTATTTACTAAAAACCAAACAATGGAAAAAGCTGAGTTAATTAATTCTGCATTTGTTGTATCACCCGAAGACAGTACTTTCTTTAATCAGATTAAAGGAAGAAATATGACTGGCTACTTTAAAAATAACGATATATACAAAATTGATGTAGATGGAAACGGCCAAACGGTTTATTATCCTAAAGACGATAATTTAATTATTGGTGTTAACAGGGCTGAAAGTAGTAATCTAACAATTAACCTAAAGAACAGAGCAATTACAGGAATTAAAATGAGGGTTCAACCCGCTGGAAATTTAAATCCACCTTATATTTTACCACTTGAGGATGTTCGATTACAAGGATTTATTTGGCTGGAAGACATTAGACCCAAAAACAAATTGGATATTTTCAAACATACAGAATTACCTTCAACAATAGAAGTCACAAAAATATACGACGATTACACATTTGGAGATAAATAA
- a CDS encoding FKBP-type peptidyl-prolyl cis-trans isomerase — translation MSKGRGKKHNSGSSGQNRKKTEDFLLQNSKKEGIYETVSGLQYEIITETKGPKPSDYNTVKVHQRAMLLGGKILDDTYKDATPLEFKLNETIDGYSEGLQMMSVGSRYRFYIPPELGWGKKGSGGRIGPYALTIFDVALIEIID, via the coding sequence ATGAGTAAAGGAAGAGGCAAAAAACACAATAGCGGATCGAGCGGACAGAATAGAAAAAAAACAGAAGATTTCTTACTTCAGAATTCAAAAAAAGAAGGCATTTACGAAACTGTTTCTGGCCTACAATACGAAATAATTACAGAAACAAAAGGTCCTAAACCATCAGATTATAACACGGTAAAAGTACATCAGAGAGCCATGTTACTAGGTGGTAAAATTTTGGATGACACTTATAAAGATGCTACTCCACTTGAATTTAAACTTAACGAAACCATTGATGGCTACAGCGAAGGATTGCAAATGATGTCAGTAGGAAGTCGCTATCGTTTTTATATACCACCTGAACTTGGATGGGGTAAAAAAGGTTCGGGAGGCCGCATTGGCCCATACGCTTTAACAATTTTTGATGTTGCTTTAATTGAAATAATAGATTAG
- a CDS encoding ABC transporter ATP-binding protein: MQNLVIEISDITKFYHVGTEVVKALQGVSISIERGEYVAIMGPSGSGKSTLMNMIGALDTPTGGQYILNGTDVSHLTDDSLAEIRNKEIGFVFQTFNLLPRYTALENAMLPLIYAGMPKHERLKRGEEVMEKVGLTNRMQHRPNEMSGGQRQRVAVARALVNKPSIILADEPTGNLDTKTSIDVMRLFDEIHEEGNTIILVTHEEDIAQYAHRIIRLRDGLIESDEINKRVTETVS; encoded by the coding sequence ATGCAAAATTTAGTAATAGAAATTAGTGATATCACAAAGTTTTATCATGTTGGAACAGAGGTGGTAAAAGCTCTTCAAGGAGTTTCAATTTCGATTGAAAGAGGAGAGTATGTTGCCATTATGGGGCCATCCGGATCAGGTAAATCAACTTTGATGAACATGATTGGAGCACTGGATACTCCAACTGGAGGGCAGTATATTTTAAATGGAACAGATGTAAGTCATTTAACTGATGATAGTTTAGCAGAAATTAGAAATAAGGAAATTGGGTTTGTGTTCCAAACATTTAATTTGTTACCTCGCTATACTGCACTTGAAAATGCGATGTTGCCACTTATATATGCAGGAATGCCCAAACACGAGCGTTTAAAAAGAGGGGAAGAAGTAATGGAAAAGGTTGGACTTACCAATCGTATGCAGCATAGACCGAATGAAATGTCGGGAGGACAGCGTCAACGGGTTGCAGTAGCCAGAGCTTTGGTAAATAAGCCTTCAATTATTTTGGCTGATGAACCAACAGGAAACCTTGATACAAAAACATCAATTGATGTAATGCGCCTTTTTGATGAGATTCATGAAGAAGGAAATACGATAATTTTAGTAACCCACGAAGAAGATATTGCTCAGTATGCCCACCGTATTATAAGATTGCGTGACGGTCTTATCGAATCAGATGAGATTAATAAAAGGGTTACAGAAACCGTTAGTTAA
- a CDS encoding NigD-like protein: MGKLKLLWFVAVLGVLTVACNKETETSGVSIATVIKTEDNFYLKTDKGNHLYPQSSSIDPGRLDDSMRVVAYYTLVSEGDAEDFYDYYINLTSLSEILTKPYFTFTAETTEEVRDSIGDDAIRVHSAWFTDQYLNLEFEYPGGGYAVHYINLVMDEENLTTDEGAIILELKHNANNDPFYRSMWSLAAFDLTDLKREDNEPVEILLRWIDKDNKYYEEELTFNYLQKEPMSGGVDAREYDLSIE; this comes from the coding sequence ATGGGAAAATTAAAATTATTGTGGTTCGTTGCTGTTTTGGGTGTTTTAACAGTAGCTTGTAATAAGGAAACAGAAACTAGTGGTGTATCAATTGCAACGGTTATTAAAACAGAAGATAATTTTTATTTGAAAACTGATAAAGGCAATCATCTTTATCCACAGAGCTCTTCGATTGATCCAGGTCGCTTAGATGATAGTATGAGAGTGGTAGCATATTACACTTTAGTTAGCGAAGGCGATGCTGAGGATTTTTACGATTACTATATAAATCTAACAAGCTTGAGTGAAATTCTTACCAAACCTTATTTCACATTTACTGCAGAAACAACTGAAGAGGTAAGAGACTCGATTGGTGATGATGCAATACGTGTGCACTCTGCTTGGTTCACCGATCAATATTTAAATCTTGAGTTTGAATATCCGGGTGGAGGATATGCTGTTCATTACATTAATTTGGTTATGGACGAAGAGAATTTAACAACCGATGAAGGAGCAATTATTTTGGAATTGAAGCATAACGCCAATAACGATCCTTTTTACCGATCGATGTGGTCGTTGGCTGCATTTGACTTAACCGATTTGAAGAGAGAAGATAATGAGCCGGTAGAAATATTGCTTCGTTGGATAGATAAAGACAATAAGTACTACGAAGAAGAGCTAACTTTTAATTATTTGCAAAAAGAGCCTATGTCTGGTGGTGTTGATGCTCGTGAGTATGATCTTTCGATAGAATAA
- a CDS encoding DUF2795 domain-containing protein, whose protein sequence is MYWTLELASKLEDAPWPASKDELIDFAIRSGAPLEVIENLQEIEDEGEVFESIEDIWPDYPSKEDFFFNEDEY, encoded by the coding sequence ATGTATTGGACACTCGAATTAGCCTCTAAGTTAGAAGATGCGCCATGGCCAGCATCAAAAGACGAATTAATTGATTTTGCAATTCGTTCAGGCGCACCACTGGAAGTGATTGAAAATCTTCAGGAAATAGAGGATGAAGGAGAAGTTTTTGAAAGTATTGAGGATATTTGGCCAGATTATCCAAGTAAGGAAGACTTCTTTTTTAATGAAGACGAATATTAA
- a CDS encoding response regulator transcription factor has product MINVLIAEKSYLVASGLANLFNDIKEVQQVKVTDNGKDCLHLLSDFEAHIIFINSSMLSVDEYDIFKEMVPNDTIIEYLLYSALPVDITGNQFSIVQPKATIVDKLQTLVQKVNKNLSQEDQTEELSPREKSILRCVALGLTNKEIAEKEFISTHTVISHRKNITRKLGIKTVSGLTVYAIINNIIHMNDIK; this is encoded by the coding sequence ATGATAAATGTTTTAATTGCAGAAAAATCTTATCTGGTAGCAAGTGGTTTGGCAAATTTATTTAATGATATTAAAGAAGTGCAGCAGGTAAAGGTTACTGATAATGGTAAAGATTGTCTTCATTTGCTTTCTGATTTTGAGGCTCATATTATATTTATTAATTCATCGATGCTAAGTGTTGATGAATACGATATATTTAAAGAAATGGTCCCCAATGATACTATTATTGAGTATTTGCTTTATTCAGCATTGCCTGTTGATATTACAGGTAATCAGTTTTCGATTGTGCAACCAAAAGCTACAATAGTTGATAAACTGCAGACTTTAGTACAAAAAGTGAATAAAAATCTTAGTCAAGAAGATCAAACAGAAGAACTAAGTCCAAGAGAAAAGTCAATATTAAGATGTGTTGCTCTAGGGCTTACCAATAAAGAAATTGCAGAGAAGGAGTTTATTAGTACACATACTGTTATTTCACATCGTAAAAATATTACTCGTAAATTAGGAATTAAAACAGTTTCGGGTTTGACAGTTTATGCAATAATAAATAACATTATTCATATGAATGATATAAAATAA
- a CDS encoding ATP-binding protein, whose product MAKQKPQIITYFILALILFSLGKIASYYFDQNYSQEEDIQSVQKIIFQTQESIEYNLNKLSKIDASNNKLVWATMDSLSNTENIYYLFRDSVPMAWSSSRIPINNYFSKSENIEINKFANGWYLSSARKDSGFVWLALKRIKKDYSYQNRFLSNRFIQQHKLNYIPSISLIRAENSHFDIKDKQGNFLFSLQFDTKDRNLPKISIFIFLINIVSIFLLLTGVDRLFNRYKNNPKSNYLFIPALIFLFLVYLLFQNYVIPEPFYYTTFFSPSTFAVSVWLPSLASLEVFGLLMLYWSFWFYKYFKKPKALNQLYTNRKAYYLNIFISVFTILIYFLFINDLIYMLVRNSSQASIFFNIEDLNEVFVFKLLILAQLFLAFAFVFEKLISTYKKNISYIGFLLISCFSYIVFWLLSDRLHFDIHPASLVFFLFIGGILFTAKRKDGKKLTYTSFILGIFLISAFNIIQLYHYNLNKEASNRKLLIENLSFQLLREADPVAEMYLSEMESKLSQDKELKDLLYRNQINEELIYDHLKKNYFYGYWQRYDIQVTTCWPEVDLVMQHNAETTNCYNYFDNIVNNFGQPIPSSKAFYYLDNDNGQISYFGKIRFFENDPSYETTLFFEINSKPAFSGLGYPELLTTEQEQVNLSNLKSYSYANYIDGKLVKQSGNFNYPSQNDKYKAEVGGKLFMKDENMSHLIYSPNKNTTIVLSRRQVKVFHIMMAFSTFFVLFFLLASCILLYTKFKKSNFRIHFSIQERTQITFVSLIVMILIIMGISSVYYSIYQYKQKNTQMLSQRIRSVLQEMEQNIINEPQLDNELEDYLQYLLQKFSNIFYSDINLYRLNGQLLATSRPELYQKGLTGTKMDPHAYYKLAIENYTEYIHEETIGSLSYTSAYIPIYNYENKVLAYLNLPYFVGNNELMAEISSLVVAVVNAYLLFVLLAIGLAVVISKRITHPLILIQDRLAQIKLGQQNKKIGYKGKDEIGSLVKEYNRMVDELSESAEKLAKSERESAWREMAKQIAHEIKNPLTPMKLSVQYLLRAWDEQRDFESYLQRVAKTLIEQIDQLHVIANEFSNFAKMPQANRQKVDVVEKLENALSLFEKSETNIHFQLHVDGDNMTIFADSDQLTSVFNNLIKNAVQAIPKGKKGNINISIYKKSPNVHLSFSDNGRGMDDETKKKIFMPNFTTKSSGMGLGLSIVKNIIKNSGGDIWFETTPNIGTTFYIDFPLYYGS is encoded by the coding sequence ATGGCGAAACAGAAACCCCAAATCATTACTTATTTTATTTTAGCTCTTATACTTTTTTCATTGGGTAAAATTGCTTCTTATTATTTCGATCAGAATTACTCTCAGGAGGAAGATATTCAATCTGTTCAGAAAATCATTTTCCAAACACAAGAATCAATTGAGTATAATCTGAATAAACTGTCGAAAATTGATGCTTCGAATAATAAGTTAGTTTGGGCTACCATGGACTCATTATCAAATACTGAGAATATTTATTACTTATTTCGAGATTCGGTACCCATGGCTTGGTCATCCTCACGAATACCCATAAATAATTATTTTAGCAAATCAGAGAATATTGAAATTAATAAGTTTGCTAATGGCTGGTATCTTTCTTCTGCTCGTAAAGACAGCGGCTTTGTTTGGCTAGCCCTTAAAAGAATTAAAAAAGATTATAGTTATCAAAATAGATTTTTATCAAATCGTTTTATCCAACAGCACAAACTCAATTATATTCCAAGTATTTCATTAATCAGAGCAGAAAATTCTCATTTCGATATTAAAGACAAACAAGGTAACTTCCTTTTTTCCTTACAGTTTGATACTAAAGACCGAAATTTACCTAAAATCAGTATTTTCATTTTCCTAATCAATATAGTTTCAATATTTCTGCTTCTAACTGGTGTAGATAGACTATTCAACCGATATAAAAATAATCCCAAAAGCAATTATTTATTTATTCCGGCATTAATCTTTTTATTTCTTGTATATCTACTATTTCAAAATTATGTTATTCCTGAACCATTCTATTATACAACATTTTTCTCACCTTCAACATTTGCTGTTTCAGTGTGGCTACCATCGCTTGCAAGCCTAGAAGTATTTGGTTTATTAATGCTTTATTGGAGTTTTTGGTTTTACAAATACTTTAAGAAACCTAAAGCATTAAACCAACTTTACACAAATAGAAAAGCATATTATTTAAATATTTTCATAAGTGTATTTACTATACTTATCTATTTTTTATTTATCAATGATTTGATATACATGCTTGTTCGAAACTCATCACAGGCATCTATATTTTTTAATATCGAAGATTTAAATGAGGTATTTGTTTTTAAGCTACTAATACTTGCTCAATTGTTCCTTGCATTTGCTTTTGTTTTTGAGAAACTCATTTCAACCTACAAAAAAAATATCTCTTACATTGGTTTTTTATTGATCAGCTGCTTTAGTTATATTGTTTTTTGGCTTTTAAGCGATCGGTTACATTTTGATATTCATCCAGCAAGCCTAGTATTCTTTTTGTTTATAGGAGGAATCTTATTTACTGCTAAAAGAAAAGACGGAAAAAAATTAACATATACTTCTTTTATCTTGGGTATTTTTCTGATTTCAGCATTCAATATCATTCAACTTTATCATTATAACCTTAACAAAGAAGCTTCGAATCGTAAACTGTTAATCGAAAACCTCTCTTTCCAACTATTGCGTGAAGCCGATCCAGTGGCAGAAATGTATTTATCAGAGATGGAATCAAAACTATCGCAAGATAAAGAATTAAAAGACCTATTATATCGAAATCAAATCAACGAAGAACTAATATATGACCATCTTAAAAAAAATTACTTTTACGGCTATTGGCAACGATATGATATACAAGTTACTACCTGCTGGCCTGAAGTAGATTTGGTAATGCAGCATAATGCTGAAACCACAAATTGCTATAATTATTTTGATAATATTGTTAATAACTTTGGCCAGCCCATTCCTAGCAGCAAAGCATTCTATTATCTTGATAATGATAATGGTCAAATCTCTTATTTTGGCAAAATCAGATTTTTCGAAAATGATCCTTCTTACGAAACCACCCTTTTTTTTGAGATAAATTCGAAACCCGCCTTTTCTGGATTAGGATATCCCGAACTTTTAACAACTGAACAAGAGCAAGTAAACCTTAGTAATCTTAAAAGTTACTCCTATGCTAATTATATCGATGGAAAACTAGTTAAGCAAAGTGGCAATTTCAATTATCCATCGCAAAACGATAAATATAAGGCTGAGGTTGGTGGAAAATTGTTTATGAAAGACGAAAATATGTCGCATTTAATTTACAGTCCAAATAAAAACACAACCATCGTTTTGAGCCGACGTCAGGTAAAAGTATTTCATATAATGATGGCATTTTCAACATTCTTTGTATTGTTCTTCTTGCTGGCATCATGCATACTACTCTATACTAAATTCAAAAAAAGTAATTTTAGAATCCACTTTTCAATACAAGAACGCACACAAATTACGTTTGTGAGTTTAATAGTTATGATTCTAATCATAATGGGAATTAGCTCTGTTTATTATTCCATATACCAGTACAAACAAAAAAATACCCAGATGCTATCGCAACGAATCCGTTCTGTACTGCAAGAAATGGAACAAAATATTATTAATGAACCGCAATTAGACAATGAATTAGAAGATTACTTACAATATCTTTTGCAAAAGTTTTCAAATATTTTTTACAGTGATATTAATCTATATCGACTGAATGGTCAATTATTGGCAACTTCACGCCCCGAGTTATATCAAAAAGGCTTAACGGGAACTAAAATGGATCCACATGCTTACTACAAACTTGCTATTGAAAATTATACCGAATATATTCATGAAGAAACCATTGGATCATTATCCTATACCTCGGCATACATCCCTATTTATAACTACGAAAATAAGGTTCTTGCTTATCTGAATCTTCCCTATTTTGTAGGAAATAACGAACTCATGGCTGAAATTTCATCATTAGTAGTAGCTGTGGTTAATGCCTATCTTCTGTTTGTTTTGTTGGCAATAGGGTTAGCTGTTGTCATATCAAAAAGAATTACTCACCCACTTATTCTAATTCAGGATCGATTAGCTCAAATTAAGTTAGGCCAGCAAAACAAAAAGATTGGTTATAAAGGCAAAGATGAAATTGGTAGTCTGGTAAAAGAGTACAATCGCATGGTTGATGAATTATCTGAAAGTGCTGAAAAGTTAGCTAAATCAGAAAGAGAATCAGCCTGGAGAGAAATGGCAAAACAAATTGCTCATGAAATCAAAAATCCACTTACTCCAATGAAATTAAGCGTCCAATACTTACTTCGAGCTTGGGATGAACAACGCGATTTTGAGTCTTATCTACAACGAGTTGCTAAAACTTTAATTGAGCAAATTGATCAATTACATGTAATAGCAAATGAGTTTTCGAACTTTGCTAAGATGCCACAAGCAAACCGACAAAAAGTAGATGTGGTTGAAAAACTTGAAAACGCATTATCTTTATTTGAAAAATCGGAAACGAATATACATTTCCAATTACATGTTGATGGGGATAATATGACCATTTTTGCCGATAGTGACCAATTAACAAGTGTTTTCAATAATCTTATAAAAAATGCTGTTCAAGCTATTCCTAAAGGCAAAAAAGGCAACATTAATATCTCAATCTATAAAAAAAGTCCGAATGTTCATTTAAGTTTTTCAGATAATGGTAGAGGGATGGACGATGAAACTAAGAAAAAAATATTTATGCCTAACTTTACTACCAAATCTTCAGGTATGGGATTAGGTCTATCCATCGTTAAAAACATCATTAAAAACAGTGGTGGTGATATCTGGTTTGAAACCACTCCTAACATTGGAACAACTTTCTATATAGATTTTCCACTTTATTATGGATCTTAA
- a CDS encoding cob(I)yrinic acid a,c-diamide adenosyltransferase: MKKSVVYTKTGDKGSTGLIGGTRVPKNHARLEAYGTVDELNSFIGLIRSFQLDEKDVETLISIQSKLFTVGAYLATDTTVSDMRTRLKYGDEHIEFLELEMDRLENALPPLKNFVLPGGHQSVGYCHVARTVCRRAERRVIDIAEEFELDGWVMRYLNRLSDYLFVLSRHLSNYFNVNEIPWNSEL, encoded by the coding sequence ATGAAAAAAAGTGTTGTATATACCAAAACCGGAGATAAAGGATCAACCGGTTTAATTGGTGGTACCCGAGTTCCCAAAAATCATGCTCGATTAGAAGCATATGGAACTGTTGATGAGTTAAATAGTTTTATAGGATTAATTCGATCATTTCAACTGGATGAAAAAGACGTTGAAACACTCATATCAATTCAGTCAAAACTTTTTACTGTTGGAGCATATTTGGCAACAGATACAACAGTTTCGGATATGCGAACTCGTCTGAAATATGGAGATGAACATATTGAGTTTTTAGAGCTGGAAATGGATCGTTTGGAAAATGCACTTCCACCATTAAAAAACTTTGTTTTGCCAGGAGGGCATCAATCGGTTGGATATTGCCATGTTGCTCGCACCGTTTGTCGAAGAGCAGAGCGTAGAGTGATTGATATTGCTGAGGAATTTGAATTAGATGGATGGGTGATGAGGTACTTGAATCGCTTGTCGGATTATTTGTTTGTATTATCACGCCATTTGTCAAACTATTTCAATGTAAATGAAATTCCTTGGAACTCGGAGTTGTAA